From Paracoccus tegillarcae, one genomic window encodes:
- a CDS encoding recombinase family protein — translation MIIGYARVSTDDQSLDAQTDALTAAGANKLFADRISGSKRERPELDRMLDQLRDGDIVTVTKYDRLARSLKDLLEIVDTIRERGAGFRSLAEDIDTTTPAGRLVFHVFASIAQFERERISERTKEGLASARKRGRIGGRPPALSPAQKNEVRRMRDDEHRAVQEIARLFKVSERTVRRA, via the coding sequence ATGATTATCGGATATGCCCGCGTCAGCACGGATGACCAGAGCCTCGATGCCCAGACGGACGCTCTGACGGCGGCCGGAGCAAACAAGCTGTTTGCCGACCGGATCAGTGGATCGAAGCGTGAGAGGCCCGAGCTGGACAGAATGCTGGACCAGCTCCGCGACGGCGATATCGTAACCGTCACCAAATACGACCGCCTTGCCCGGTCGTTGAAGGATCTTCTGGAAATCGTGGACACGATCCGCGAACGCGGTGCCGGCTTCCGGTCCCTTGCCGAGGACATAGATACGACGACACCGGCCGGTCGCCTTGTGTTCCACGTCTTCGCATCCATTGCACAGTTCGAGCGGGAACGGATTTCCGAACGGACCAAGGAAGGTCTGGCGTCCGCGCGCAAGCGTGGCCGCATCGGTGGCAGGCCCCCTGCCCTGTCGCCTGCTCAAAAAAACGAGGTGCGCCGCATGAGAGATGACGAACACCGTGCCGTTCAGGAGATCGCGCGACTGTTCAAAGTCAGCGAAAGAACCGTGCGGCGGGCGTAA
- a CDS encoding DNA cytosine methyltransferase, protein MEDGPEPEPLGEVVDLFCGVGSLSHGLMRAGFDIRAGYDTDRRCQHAFETNNEATFHTRDVALLQPEEILAHFSGERPSVLAGCAPCQPFSTYKQRYDEDPRWDLVDSFARLAVKVSPDFITMENVPALLKYKAGAVFSKFSQTLQNAGYHVSWQVAKCELFGVPQKRRRLVVVASKAANPPQLSPTHQTPLTVKDAIANLPPVAAGTRAENDPLHISASLSETNLRRIRASQPGGTWRDWPYELRAKCHQRSSGKTYSGVYARMVWDAPSPTMTTQCYGYGNGRFGHPEQDRAITLREAALLQSFPPQYSFLPDGEAPNMSEVGRWIGNAVPVGLAQAIGRCIGSVIEENEFGSKEIT, encoded by the coding sequence TTGGAAGATGGACCCGAGCCAGAACCGTTAGGTGAAGTTGTTGATCTATTCTGCGGCGTCGGCTCTCTGAGCCACGGCCTCATGCGGGCCGGTTTCGATATCAGGGCAGGATACGACACCGACAGACGCTGCCAACACGCATTCGAGACAAACAACGAGGCGACTTTCCATACAAGGGATGTTGCGCTGTTGCAGCCGGAAGAAATCCTGGCTCACTTCTCAGGCGAGCGTCCGTCCGTGCTGGCAGGTTGCGCTCCATGCCAACCCTTCTCGACTTACAAGCAGCGCTATGACGAAGACCCGAGATGGGATTTGGTTGATAGCTTTGCGCGACTTGCCGTGAAGGTCTCGCCAGACTTCATCACAATGGAAAACGTCCCCGCACTTCTGAAATACAAGGCTGGGGCCGTGTTCTCGAAATTCAGCCAGACTCTTCAGAATGCAGGATACCATGTGAGTTGGCAGGTCGCGAAATGTGAGCTGTTCGGCGTGCCGCAGAAACGACGACGCCTCGTTGTGGTTGCCTCTAAGGCCGCGAATCCGCCCCAGCTCTCGCCGACGCATCAAACACCGCTGACGGTGAAGGATGCGATTGCAAACCTGCCGCCTGTCGCGGCGGGAACAAGAGCGGAAAACGATCCACTGCACATCTCGGCGTCCCTGTCCGAGACCAATCTACGCCGCATCCGCGCATCACAGCCGGGCGGAACTTGGCGGGACTGGCCCTACGAACTGAGGGCAAAGTGTCATCAGCGATCGTCCGGGAAAACATACTCGGGGGTGTATGCGCGCATGGTCTGGGATGCGCCGTCTCCGACGATGACAACCCAATGCTATGGGTATGGCAACGGTCGATTTGGTCATCCTGAGCAGGACAGGGCCATTACCTTGAGGGAAGCGGCGCTCTTGCAGTCCTTCCCGCCCCAGTATTCATTTTTGCCCGATGGCGAAGCTCCGAACATGTCTGAAGTCGGCAGGTGGATCGGCAACGCCGTTCCGGTCGGGCTGGCGCAGGCGATCGGCAGATGTATCGGTTCGGTGATTGAGGAGAACGAGTTTGGCAGCAAAGAAATCACCTGA
- a CDS encoding ATP-binding protein: protein MAAKKSPDPYRFEISLSVLNHLGRNLYRNFVTVLGEAISNSWDANAKNVWIEIDRENSSFSIKDDGDGMDSGDFQGKFLKIGYSKRKSGGSKSSTGRPYIGAKGIGKLALLSCAKRVSVFSKTGGTDYVGGVIDNAGLDGAILGDRSTEEYPLEQLDFSLISELREGHRKGTIIYFEGTNDQLKNSDAYIKKLLALSFKFSLLDEEFTIHVSGDPVTVDDLKPLSDATQFLWSVNGYTDAYIDGLNNLELPVSEVTTPLDIKGFVASVKKPANLKITGTDERATIDLFVNGRLREKNIIRHIPSQRIVESYIYGQIHFDTLDREGTDPFTSSREGIVEDDEKFRSLMDYLKRDLLTKIIDEWDKFRLEVKDEGDDDNTRKSKRDRKAQALVSEAKKDFQPDDDAPTKDIVEEWLTEMQADAEFNTSAYVDCFLSENLVRKYIGHKNLSPIDGIQKEIVKFKEREEKTKQAANISFPIRQISLDLSYLDMDALAFTAEGSKNTNTQSLWGDAIGFKPVRNAVGHTGRLTNVAKNHLNTTFENIKARVRTLLSN, encoded by the coding sequence TTGGCAGCAAAGAAATCACCTGATCCCTACCGCTTCGAGATTTCGCTGAGTGTCCTGAACCATCTCGGGCGGAACCTATACAGGAACTTTGTCACGGTTCTTGGCGAGGCAATTTCAAACTCTTGGGACGCCAACGCCAAGAACGTCTGGATCGAGATTGACCGGGAAAATTCGTCATTTTCGATAAAGGACGATGGCGACGGCATGGACAGCGGAGATTTTCAGGGAAAATTCCTGAAGATCGGATATTCCAAGCGCAAGTCGGGTGGCAGCAAGTCTTCCACCGGACGGCCCTATATCGGTGCCAAAGGTATAGGCAAACTGGCACTGCTTTCATGCGCAAAGCGCGTTTCCGTGTTCTCCAAAACAGGCGGCACAGACTACGTGGGCGGTGTTATCGACAATGCGGGCCTGGACGGCGCAATTCTTGGTGACAGAAGCACCGAAGAGTATCCGCTGGAACAACTGGACTTCTCGCTCATCAGCGAACTGCGTGAAGGCCACAGAAAGGGCACGATAATCTACTTCGAAGGCACGAACGACCAGCTCAAGAACTCCGACGCCTACATAAAGAAGCTTCTTGCCCTGAGCTTCAAATTCTCGCTGCTGGACGAAGAGTTTACGATCCATGTCAGCGGCGATCCCGTCACTGTTGACGACCTGAAGCCGTTGTCCGACGCGACCCAGTTTCTATGGAGCGTCAACGGCTACACCGACGCCTATATTGATGGATTGAACAATCTCGAACTGCCCGTGTCGGAAGTGACGACACCGTTGGATATCAAGGGGTTTGTCGCATCGGTAAAGAAACCGGCCAACCTCAAAATCACCGGAACCGACGAGCGCGCCACAATCGACCTGTTTGTGAATGGCCGACTCCGCGAGAAGAACATCATACGGCACATCCCATCCCAACGAATTGTGGAAAGCTATATCTACGGCCAAATCCACTTTGACACCCTCGATCGCGAAGGCACCGATCCCTTTACCAGCAGCCGGGAAGGTATCGTGGAAGACGATGAGAAATTCCGCAGTCTGATGGATTATCTCAAGCGGGACCTGCTCACGAAGATCATTGATGAGTGGGACAAGTTTCGCCTGGAAGTCAAAGACGAAGGTGACGACGACAACACACGGAAGTCCAAACGGGATCGAAAGGCGCAGGCGCTTGTGTCAGAGGCCAAGAAGGACTTTCAACCTGATGACGACGCGCCCACAAAGGATATTGTGGAGGAGTGGCTCACTGAAATGCAGGCGGATGCGGAGTTCAACACCTCTGCATACGTCGACTGTTTTCTGTCCGAAAATTTGGTCCGCAAATACATTGGCCACAAAAATCTCAGCCCGATCGACGGTATTCAGAAAGAGATTGTGAAATTCAAAGAGCGCGAAGAGAAGACGAAGCAGGCTGCGAATATCAGCTTCCCGATCCGGCAAATCTCTCTTGACCTGAGCTACTTGGATATGGACGCACTGGCGTTCACGGCGGAGGGCAGCAAGAACACAAACACTCAATCACTTTGGGGTGACGCTATCGGCTTCAAGCCCGTCAGAAATGCCGTAGGCCACACAGGACGCCTGACAAATGTGGCCAAAAACCATTTGAACACGACCTTTGAGAATATCAAAGCACGGGTCAGGACTCTGCTGTCAAACTGA
- a CDS encoding cation diffusion facilitator family transporter: protein MSTPETGAQTAPIRMRVQGMDCAKDVAEIERAARSAGVSAEDVKVSAATHIITLRIAENYLPKVRLALESTGYGFERIEGDDVSADPGYKDPSYRWALWIVVVLNLGYGVVEMAGGFLSGSQALKADALDFLGDGAITFLGLLAIGWSLTWRARSAMIQGLFLGLLGLGVVASTLWRVLNQATPEAGLMSAFAMGALIVNILAVLPLLKHRKGDANMRAVWLFSRNDAIGNFAVVVAAGLVAWFGSAWPDLIVAFGIAALFLHSSWTIIRDARADLRE from the coding sequence ATGAGCACACCCGAAACCGGCGCGCAAACCGCTCCGATCCGGATGCGGGTGCAGGGGATGGATTGCGCGAAGGATGTGGCCGAGATCGAGCGTGCTGCGCGGTCGGCTGGCGTCTCGGCGGAGGACGTCAAGGTTTCGGCGGCAACCCACATCATCACGCTGCGCATCGCGGAAAACTATCTTCCAAAGGTGCGCTTGGCGCTGGAATCGACAGGCTACGGTTTCGAGCGGATCGAGGGTGACGATGTCTCGGCCGATCCGGGCTACAAGGACCCGTCCTATCGCTGGGCGCTCTGGATCGTGGTGGTGCTCAACCTTGGCTATGGTGTCGTGGAAATGGCGGGTGGGTTTCTGTCCGGCTCGCAGGCGCTGAAGGCGGATGCCCTCGATTTTCTCGGCGACGGGGCGATTACGTTTCTCGGCTTGCTCGCCATCGGCTGGAGCCTGACGTGGCGTGCCCGATCCGCCATGATCCAAGGCCTGTTCCTTGGCCTTTTGGGTCTCGGGGTCGTTGCCAGCACGCTCTGGCGCGTCCTGAACCAAGCCACGCCCGAGGCAGGGCTGATGAGCGCATTCGCTATGGGCGCGTTGATCGTCAATATCCTTGCCGTCTTACCCCTTCTGAAGCACCGGAAGGGAGACGCCAACATGCGGGCGGTCTGGCTGTTCTCGCGCAACGATGCCATCGGCAACTTCGCCGTGGTAGTCGCGGCCGGGCTTGTCGCATGGTTTGGCAGCGCCTGGCCGGACCTGATCGTCGCCTTCGGTATAGCGGCACTGTTCCTGCATTCTTCGTGGACAATCATCCGAGACGCGCGAGCTGATCTGCGAGAGTGA
- a CDS encoding cation diffusion facilitator family transporter encodes MAVGHDHGDGHSHGPTLSKDAPEEERRSKERAIAIAAILTGGFMGAEVVGGLISGSLALLADAGHMLTDFASLILAWLAFRLARKPADWKRTYGFDRFSVLAAFVNGLSLFAIAIWIVVEAFHRLRDPSEVLGGLMLWVAVGGLIVNILAFWVLSRAEGDNLNVRAAALHVMGDLLGSVAAIVASLVIIWTGWTPIDPILSVFVVLLILRSAWSVVRESGHILLEGAPRGFDTRAIASDLAANIAGVARAHHIHAWSITQERPMATLEVDIESGANAQEVRLEVKKRVQELTGVEHVTVEIADGDARSDHG; translated from the coding sequence ATGGCCGTAGGCCACGATCACGGGGACGGCCATTCCCACGGCCCGACCCTGTCCAAAGACGCACCGGAAGAAGAGCGGCGGTCCAAAGAGCGGGCAATCGCGATTGCTGCAATCCTTACCGGTGGTTTCATGGGGGCTGAGGTCGTCGGCGGGCTTATCTCCGGCAGTCTCGCGCTTCTGGCGGATGCCGGTCACATGTTGACCGATTTCGCGTCTCTCATCCTTGCTTGGCTGGCGTTCCGACTTGCGCGTAAACCGGCAGATTGGAAGCGCACCTACGGGTTCGACCGTTTTTCAGTCCTCGCGGCTTTCGTGAACGGGCTGAGCCTGTTCGCCATTGCCATCTGGATCGTCGTCGAGGCTTTCCACCGATTGCGTGACCCCTCAGAAGTCCTTGGTGGACTCATGCTCTGGGTCGCTGTCGGTGGTCTTATCGTCAACATACTCGCATTCTGGGTGCTGTCGCGTGCCGAAGGCGACAACCTGAATGTGCGGGCCGCCGCGCTTCATGTCATGGGAGACTTGTTGGGGTCCGTCGCTGCCATTGTCGCGTCATTGGTCATCATCTGGACGGGATGGACCCCGATTGATCCGATCTTATCAGTGTTCGTTGTCCTGCTGATCCTGCGCTCCGCCTGGAGCGTCGTGCGTGAAAGCGGACACATTTTGCTTGAGGGAGCGCCACGCGGTTTCGACACCCGCGCAATCGCATCCGATCTCGCGGCGAATATTGCCGGTGTCGCGCGCGCCCATCACATTCACGCGTGGTCGATCACTCAGGAACGACCGATGGCGACACTGGAGGTCGACATCGAATCCGGCGCGAATGCCCAAGAGGTGCGTCTCGAAGTCAAGAAACGAGTTCAAGAGCTAACGGGCGTCGAGCATGTGACTGTCGAGATTGCAGACGGCGACGCGCGCAGCGATCACGGGTGA
- a CDS encoding methyltransferase family protein, producing MSFYVGAVTIAALICAAFLAAILIWSILFPSHRLWPTGRVTVFTQAMVWTPTVVIFVAAPIVGIIEWNALDWFDWLRFGVGVPLIVGGNIIVWRGVFGIGMDATSGARGQLKTDGLYRYTRNPQYLADMGILTGWAVLSASPSAWIIAASGVAALALAPFAEEPWLEEIYGDPYRRYCKSAPRFLGVPGYLTENGGESR from the coding sequence GTGAGCTTTTACGTAGGAGCAGTGACTATCGCCGCGCTGATATGCGCGGCGTTTCTCGCCGCGATACTTATTTGGTCCATCCTTTTTCCATCCCATCGTTTATGGCCGACCGGCCGGGTCACCGTGTTCACGCAAGCCATGGTCTGGACCCCGACCGTGGTAATATTCGTAGCTGCGCCGATTGTCGGCATTATCGAATGGAATGCGCTCGATTGGTTCGATTGGCTCAGGTTCGGCGTTGGTGTGCCGCTCATCGTCGGAGGAAACATAATCGTATGGCGGGGCGTCTTCGGCATTGGTATGGATGCAACGAGCGGCGCGCGGGGCCAGCTGAAGACTGACGGCCTATATCGCTACACGCGCAACCCGCAATATCTGGCCGACATGGGCATTCTGACCGGATGGGCCGTTCTTTCCGCATCGCCATCGGCTTGGATCATCGCCGCGAGCGGCGTTGCAGCCCTGGCTCTCGCTCCGTTCGCCGAAGAGCCTTGGTTGGAAGAGATCTATGGCGATCCGTACCGGCGTTACTGCAAGAGCGCGCCTCGTTTTCTCGGGGTGCCGGGCTATTTGACAGAAAACGGTGGTGAAAGCCGATGA
- a CDS encoding MerR family transcriptional regulator: MLSIGELSRRTRVKVPTIRYYETVGLLTAPERTGGNQRRYDQAGLERLSFIRHARELGFSIEAISSLIELQDHPDRSCQAATEIAAAQLSDVRAKIKRLHALEKELLRIADGCDGDGVSEDCYVLASLADHDLCQREH, from the coding sequence ATGCTTTCGATTGGCGAGCTTTCCAGACGCACCAGGGTCAAGGTTCCGACCATCCGCTACTACGAGACTGTCGGCCTGCTGACCGCACCCGAGCGCACCGGAGGCAATCAAAGACGATACGATCAGGCGGGCCTGGAGCGGTTGAGCTTCATCAGGCACGCACGTGAACTCGGTTTCTCGATTGAAGCGATCTCGTCGCTGATCGAGCTTCAGGATCACCCCGACCGGTCCTGCCAGGCGGCGACCGAGATCGCCGCCGCCCAGCTTTCAGATGTCCGGGCGAAGATCAAACGGCTCCACGCGCTGGAGAAGGAACTTTTGCGCATCGCCGATGGGTGTGACGGCGATGGCGTATCGGAAGACTGCTATGTGCTGGCGTCCCTCGCCGACCACGACCTGTGCCAGCGGGAGCACTGA
- a CDS encoding ArdC family protein: MTKEKFDVYTHVTNQIIAQIETGTPPWRKPWTGGGAGVCLPERFNGEAYRGINILMLWATAMAKDYSSARWMTFNQAKQLGGHVRKGEKSATVVKYGTVEREDENGEERQIPYAKAYRVFNADQIEGLPAEFYILPDPPRDLGTEADPELEAFFAATGAQIDVTEEPRAYYNIKIDRIHMPPIGTFHRAAGYYGTLAHELTHWTGATKRLDRLGRFNDRKAYAFEELVAEIGNCMLCAQIGVEPEFDQSAAYVEGWLEAMKEDSRAIFRAASEAQKAVDYIMDRTAQADRMAAE; the protein is encoded by the coding sequence ATGACCAAAGAGAAATTCGACGTTTACACCCATGTCACCAACCAGATCATTGCGCAGATCGAGACGGGGACGCCGCCATGGCGCAAGCCGTGGACCGGCGGAGGGGCAGGGGTCTGCTTGCCGGAACGGTTCAACGGTGAAGCCTATCGGGGCATCAACATCCTGATGCTTTGGGCAACCGCGATGGCCAAGGATTACAGTTCAGCCCGCTGGATGACGTTCAATCAGGCCAAGCAGCTTGGGGGTCATGTCCGCAAGGGTGAGAAATCTGCAACCGTGGTGAAATACGGCACTGTCGAGCGCGAGGACGAGAACGGCGAGGAACGGCAAATCCCCTATGCCAAGGCCTACCGCGTGTTCAACGCAGACCAGATCGAGGGCTTGCCCGCCGAGTTCTACATCTTGCCCGATCCGCCCCGTGATCTTGGCACTGAGGCCGACCCCGAGCTGGAGGCGTTCTTTGCCGCGACCGGCGCGCAGATCGACGTGACCGAGGAGCCGCGCGCCTATTACAACATCAAGATCGACAGGATTCACATGCCTCCGATTGGTACATTTCACCGGGCCGCAGGGTATTACGGCACCTTGGCGCATGAGCTGACCCACTGGACAGGCGCAACAAAGCGGCTGGACCGTTTGGGGCGGTTCAATGACCGCAAGGCCTACGCGTTCGAGGAGCTGGTCGCGGAGATCGGAAACTGCATGCTCTGCGCGCAGATCGGGGTGGAGCCTGAATTCGACCAGAGCGCGGCCTATGTCGAAGGATGGCTGGAGGCGATGAAGGAAGACAGCCGCGCGATATTCCGCGCCGCGTCCGAGGCCCAGAAGGCCGTGGATTACATCATGGACCGCACCGCGCAGGCCGACCGGATGGCCGCCGAGTAA